The following proteins are encoded in a genomic region of Clostridia bacterium:
- a CDS encoding dockerin type I repeat-containing protein, whose protein sequence is MKKRIISVFIALAMLLGALPAFGVSAQPRDAMPEYLVSGGVRYRLDHGAGYYGSGEEDDPLQSFIVVAEEGGRYYALNENGGAVTASLLEPDGGELSGDAAVLRIAEWEGIFLRDGREMTLDIENAETGAASFGFGTQTGEGNHEWRAFAENGAVHRFVHYYYDYDNGITYGDQIWHLLFRNGAFVLSERTPYLDSGFPDGWELYVYQRVCEHEHKTFIPAAEPTCTAYGRKAHYECEDCGLMLDEDMNIYAARVDEEDGTGYEEHFGFWDFYTCPALGHCYDAESGVCLRCGGRAPVYEKVTDVTQLISGRRYLLINDETGLALDIARPSATDGGYDVPELISAPVESFELEGGLRTVYGSGGAAFYLQDAPATEEEAREKISERYDDEAEYPSCEYLVEVEGCFSFVPDYSWEYPNPLHFEDKSYALIEVANTIAGMEDEEEIEMYLDGLRMDWALNFTFLKNGDVGVNFFDGMHPMTFDGSTDYKFTLRDEWIYEEDCATDGEGMCLVDPDTGDYIWVITEIPTGVSLWREVVEGGEPEQAAGDLDNDGEITVSDALRALRIAAKLAEATPEALRIGDVDGDGEITVSDALRILRVAAKLADPSSLSS, encoded by the coding sequence ATGAAAAAGCGAATCATATCCGTATTCATCGCGCTCGCGATGCTGCTCGGCGCGCTGCCGGCGTTCGGCGTGAGCGCGCAGCCGCGGGACGCGATGCCCGAATACCTCGTTTCGGGCGGCGTGCGCTACCGCCTCGACCACGGCGCCGGCTACTACGGCAGCGGCGAGGAGGACGACCCGCTGCAGAGCTTCATCGTCGTCGCGGAGGAGGGCGGCAGATACTACGCCCTCAACGAAAACGGCGGCGCCGTGACGGCGTCCCTCCTCGAGCCGGACGGCGGCGAGCTTTCCGGCGACGCGGCGGTGTTGAGGATCGCCGAGTGGGAGGGCATATTCCTCCGTGACGGCCGCGAGATGACGCTGGATATAGAGAACGCGGAGACCGGCGCGGCGAGCTTCGGCTTCGGCACGCAGACCGGCGAAGGCAACCACGAGTGGCGCGCCTTCGCGGAGAACGGCGCCGTCCACCGCTTCGTCCATTACTACTACGACTACGATAACGGGATCACCTACGGCGATCAGATATGGCACCTGCTTTTCAGAAACGGCGCCTTCGTCCTCAGCGAGCGCACCCCGTACCTCGACAGCGGCTTCCCGGATGGCTGGGAGCTTTACGTTTACCAGCGCGTCTGCGAGCACGAGCACAAGACCTTCATCCCCGCGGCGGAGCCGACCTGCACGGCTTACGGCAGGAAGGCGCACTACGAATGCGAGGACTGCGGGCTGATGCTCGACGAGGATATGAATATCTACGCCGCGCGCGTCGACGAGGAGGACGGGACCGGGTACGAGGAGCATTTCGGCTTCTGGGACTTCTACACCTGTCCGGCGCTCGGGCACTGCTACGACGCGGAGAGCGGAGTCTGCCTCCGCTGCGGCGGGCGCGCGCCCGTCTACGAGAAGGTGACGGACGTGACTCAACTCATCTCCGGCAGACGCTACCTGCTGATCAACGACGAGACCGGCCTCGCGCTCGATATCGCGCGTCCGTCCGCGACGGACGGGGGCTACGACGTGCCCGAGCTTATAAGCGCGCCCGTCGAGAGCTTCGAGCTCGAGGGCGGGCTCCGCACGGTCTACGGCAGCGGCGGCGCGGCGTTTTACCTTCAGGACGCCCCCGCCACCGAGGAGGAAGCGCGCGAGAAGATAAGCGAACGGTACGACGACGAAGCGGAGTATCCTTCATGCGAATACCTCGTCGAAGTCGAGGGGTGCTTCTCCTTTGTGCCTGACTATTCGTGGGAATACCCGAATCCGCTGCACTTCGAGGATAAGTCTTACGCCCTGATCGAGGTGGCGAACACGATCGCCGGTATGGAGGACGAGGAGGAGATCGAGATGTATCTCGACGGCCTGCGTATGGATTGGGCGCTCAACTTCACCTTCCTCAAAAACGGCGACGTCGGCGTCAACTTCTTCGACGGTATGCACCCGATGACCTTCGACGGTTCGACCGACTATAAGTTCACGCTGCGCGACGAATGGATATACGAAGAGGACTGCGCGACGGACGGCGAAGGTATGTGCCTCGTCGATCCCGATACGGGGGACTATATCTGGGTGATAACCGAAATACCCACCGGCGTTTCGCTCTGGCGCGAGGTCGTCGAAGGCGGTGAGCCGGAGCAGGCGGCGGGCGATCTGGATAACGACGGCGAGATAACCGTATCCGACGCGCTCCGCGCGCTGCGTATCGCGGCGAAGCTCGCGGAGGCGACTCCCGAGGCGCTCCGCATCGGCGACGTCGACGGCGACGGCGAGATAACCGTCTCCGACGCGTTGAGGATACTTCGCGTCGCGGCAAAGCTGGCCGACCCCTCGAGTCTGTCATCCTGA
- a CDS encoding ABC transporter ATP-binding protein/permease has translation MLELKNIKKVYDEGESAVEALKGISVSFRESEFVAVLGPSGCGKTTMLNIIGGLDKYTDGDLFIDGVSTKEYADLDWDSYRNHSVGFVFQSYNLIPHQSVLSNVELALTLSGVPKAERRERARKMLEKVGLGDQVGKKPNQLSGGQMQRVAIARALVNDPKIILADEPTGALDTETGIQLMEILKEIAEDRLVIMVTHNPELAEKYATRTVRLLDGRITDDTAPFDAEAELKAEAKAEAKADRKARREKKKRAKAHSMSFATALSLSLKNLFTKRGRTILTSFAGSIGIIGISLILAMSHGATNYIHRVEKDTLSGYPITIEKQSVDVASLLESLRGTRGKPADRPLDRVYSSNMMSDMLKTMLNEVQTNDLKSFKAFVDGGESGLGELTTDIQYSYDIDLNLYNADGAGGVTRVNPSAVFDFMGMNTMAQTNPFASSGLSNSNVWREMMGNREFMNEQFDVLSGRMPEAYDEAVIVVDEYNRVSDYTLYALGLKDSAELERMFKALMNGGEMPQTEEKEYSYDELVGLKFKLMLNCDYYARFGDRWVDMSADGDFVAKALENAEDIKIVGIIRPAENALVTMLRGGMVGYTHELTEHLINKVNESEIVKAQRADPETNVLTGMAFSNGRFDIATLPEEQQAYLAALSDEERAAAIAALSAASGDTYESVMRKIGGVDLDTPSLINIYPKDFESKDAIEAVIADYNAKMGEGYEIRYTDYIGLLLTSVTTIINAISYILIAFVSVSLVVSSIMIGVITYISVLERTKEIGILRSIGASKKDISRVFNAETLIIGFTAGMMGILITLLLLIPANIILKSLTDISHLAALPTAGAVALVAVSMLLTLVAGLIPSRLAAKKDPVEALRTE, from the coding sequence ATGCTCGAACTGAAGAATATAAAAAAGGTCTACGACGAGGGCGAATCCGCGGTCGAGGCGCTGAAGGGGATCAGCGTCAGCTTCCGCGAAAGCGAATTCGTCGCGGTGCTCGGCCCGTCCGGCTGCGGCAAGACGACGATGCTGAACATCATCGGCGGCCTCGATAAATACACCGACGGCGATTTGTTCATCGACGGCGTCAGCACGAAGGAATACGCCGATCTCGACTGGGATTCCTACCGCAACCATTCCGTCGGCTTCGTTTTCCAGAGCTACAACCTCATCCCGCATCAGAGCGTGCTTTCCAACGTCGAGCTCGCGCTGACGCTTTCCGGCGTGCCGAAGGCGGAGCGCCGCGAGCGCGCGCGTAAGATGCTTGAGAAGGTCGGGCTCGGCGACCAGGTCGGCAAGAAGCCGAACCAGCTTTCCGGCGGCCAGATGCAGCGCGTCGCCATCGCCCGCGCGCTCGTCAACGATCCGAAGATAATCCTCGCCGACGAGCCGACCGGCGCGCTTGATACCGAGACCGGCATCCAGCTTATGGAGATACTCAAAGAGATCGCGGAAGACCGCCTCGTGATAATGGTCACCCACAACCCCGAGCTCGCGGAGAAGTACGCCACCCGCACCGTCCGCCTGCTCGACGGACGCATAACGGACGACACCGCGCCCTTCGACGCCGAAGCGGAGCTGAAGGCGGAAGCCAAAGCGGAGGCGAAGGCCGACCGCAAGGCGCGCCGCGAGAAGAAAAAGCGCGCGAAGGCACATTCGATGTCCTTCGCCACGGCGCTTTCGCTCTCGCTGAAAAACCTCTTCACGAAGCGCGGCCGCACGATACTGACCTCCTTCGCCGGAAGCATCGGCATCATCGGCATATCGCTGATCCTCGCGATGAGCCACGGCGCGACGAACTACATCCACCGCGTCGAGAAGGATACCCTTTCCGGCTACCCGATAACGATAGAGAAGCAGTCGGTGGACGTCGCCTCTCTGCTGGAGAGCCTGCGCGGAACGCGCGGCAAGCCTGCCGACCGACCGCTCGACCGCGTCTATTCCTCGAATATGATGAGCGATATGCTCAAAACTATGCTCAACGAGGTGCAGACCAACGACCTTAAATCCTTCAAGGCGTTCGTCGACGGCGGGGAAAGCGGCCTCGGCGAGCTGACTACGGATATCCAGTATTCCTACGATATAGACCTCAACCTCTACAACGCCGACGGCGCGGGCGGCGTCACCCGCGTCAACCCCTCCGCCGTCTTCGACTTCATGGGTATGAACACGATGGCGCAGACCAACCCCTTCGCCTCCTCCGGACTGTCGAATTCGAACGTCTGGCGCGAGATGATGGGCAACCGCGAATTCATGAACGAGCAGTTCGACGTCCTCTCCGGCAGGATGCCGGAGGCGTACGACGAGGCGGTCATCGTCGTCGACGAATACAACCGCGTCAGCGACTATACGCTTTACGCCCTCGGGCTGAAGGACTCCGCCGAGCTCGAGCGGATGTTCAAGGCGCTGATGAACGGCGGCGAAATGCCGCAGACCGAGGAGAAGGAGTATTCCTACGACGAGCTCGTCGGGCTGAAGTTCAAGCTGATGCTCAACTGCGATTACTACGCGCGGTTCGGCGACCGCTGGGTGGATATGTCCGCGGACGGCGACTTCGTCGCGAAGGCGCTTGAAAACGCCGAGGATATAAAGATCGTCGGCATCATCCGCCCCGCCGAGAACGCGCTCGTCACGATGCTTCGCGGCGGCATGGTCGGCTACACCCACGAGCTGACGGAGCACCTTATAAACAAGGTCAACGAAAGCGAGATCGTCAAGGCGCAGCGCGCCGATCCGGAGACCAACGTGCTGACCGGGATGGCGTTCTCCAACGGCAGATTCGATATCGCAACGCTCCCCGAGGAGCAGCAGGCGTATCTCGCCGCGCTTTCCGACGAGGAACGCGCCGCGGCGATCGCCGCGCTTTCCGCCGCCTCCGGCGACACCTACGAGAGCGTTATGCGCAAGATCGGCGGCGTCGACCTCGACACGCCCTCGCTGATAAATATCTATCCCAAGGATTTTGAGTCGAAGGACGCCATCGAGGCGGTCATCGCGGATTATAACGCGAAGATGGGCGAGGGCTACGAGATACGCTACACCGACTATATCGGCCTGCTGCTGACCTCGGTGACGACGATAATCAACGCCATCAGCTATATACTCATCGCGTTCGTCTCCGTCTCGCTCGTCGTCTCCTCGATAATGATCGGAGTCATCACCTACATCTCCGTGCTGGAGCGCACGAAGGAGATAGGCATACTGCGCAGCATCGGCGCGTCGAAGAAGGATATCTCCCGCGTCTTCAACGCCGAAACGCTCATCATCGGCTTCACCGCCGGAATGATGGGCATACTGATAACGCTCCTGCTGCTGATACCGGCGAATATCATACTGAAATCGCTGACGGATATCTCGCATCTCGCCGCGCTGCCGACCGCCGGAGCGGTCGCGCTCGTCGCGGTAAGCATGCTGCTGACGCTCGTCGCGGGACTTATCCCGTCGCGCCTCGCGGCGAAGAAGGACCCCGTCGAAGCGCTGCGGACCGAATAA
- a CDS encoding polysaccharide deacetylase family protein: MTGTHTRKRVRVRKKRLAIAVVALIAVVALTIGLISIISNRQTLDGADVKDELSIVNNIASITHTEEQRFYDVRIFKPDFDAKKMPDGMKKYYEDTEADFREQLQGLLEEKRLSKKDKATLDMSYEAETFQQFTTYTVNADVHVCEDCVANGSFSRRYAVVDTTGAEYVAADLFKDDYDYKTVLAAKIAAKLEDKDVLGALLEIEEPFTDNVFMTGEGLRVEFDEPVGASVKAGDAVTIEYKYIYYGLNFELPDKYKPPEPNPIDPKKEKVVALTFDDGPSGTVTPKLLDLLDKYGAKATFFVVGDFVEANPEVLKDAAERGHTIGLHTLHHDYSWVKNTQGAIQNLQDEEDMIYEICGVRPYLFRPPGGIMNAKLLQALARPAIIWDVDPQDWKYKDADHVYNEVMNQVTSGDIVLSHDLYESTYQAYVRIIPALKERGYRFVTVDELLGITDPSIEGAYAGEFIYYRTLASKLRKEGKFGE; the protein is encoded by the coding sequence ATGACAGGAACACACACCAGAAAACGCGTTCGCGTGCGCAAAAAGCGCCTCGCGATAGCCGTCGTCGCGCTCATCGCGGTCGTCGCGCTGACAATCGGGCTGATCTCGATCATCTCCAACCGCCAGACGCTCGACGGCGCGGACGTGAAGGACGAGCTCTCGATAGTGAACAACATCGCGTCGATAACCCACACCGAGGAGCAGCGTTTTTACGACGTCCGCATCTTCAAGCCGGACTTCGACGCCAAGAAGATGCCCGACGGGATGAAGAAATACTACGAGGACACCGAGGCTGACTTCCGCGAGCAGCTTCAGGGACTTCTCGAGGAGAAGCGTCTCTCCAAAAAGGACAAGGCTACGCTGGATATGAGCTATGAAGCGGAAACCTTCCAGCAGTTCACCACCTACACGGTCAACGCGGACGTCCACGTCTGCGAGGACTGCGTCGCCAACGGCAGCTTCAGCCGCCGCTACGCCGTAGTCGACACCACCGGCGCAGAGTACGTCGCCGCCGATCTTTTCAAGGACGACTACGACTACAAGACCGTGCTCGCCGCCAAGATAGCCGCGAAGCTCGAGGATAAGGACGTCCTCGGCGCGCTCCTCGAGATCGAGGAGCCCTTCACCGACAACGTCTTCATGACGGGCGAAGGCCTCCGCGTCGAGTTCGACGAGCCTGTCGGCGCCTCCGTCAAGGCGGGCGACGCGGTCACGATCGAGTATAAGTATATCTACTACGGCCTCAACTTCGAGCTGCCGGACAAGTATAAGCCGCCGGAGCCGAACCCGATCGACCCGAAGAAGGAAAAGGTCGTCGCGCTCACCTTCGACGACGGCCCGAGCGGCACGGTAACTCCGAAGCTGCTCGACCTGCTCGACAAGTACGGCGCGAAGGCGACCTTCTTCGTCGTCGGCGACTTCGTCGAGGCGAACCCCGAGGTGCTCAAGGACGCGGCGGAGCGCGGCCACACCATCGGCCTTCACACCCTCCACCACGACTACAGCTGGGTAAAGAACACGCAGGGCGCGATTCAGAACCTGCAGGACGAAGAGGATATGATCTATGAGATCTGCGGCGTCAGGCCCTACCTCTTCAGACCGCCCGGAGGAATAATGAACGCCAAGCTGCTGCAGGCGCTCGCCAGGCCCGCGATAATCTGGGACGTCGACCCGCAGGACTGGAAATACAAGGACGCCGACCACGTCTATAACGAGGTCATGAACCAGGTCACGAGCGGCGACATCGTCCTCTCGCACGACCTCTACGAATCGACCTATCAGGCGTACGTCCGCATAATCCCCGCGCTGAAGGAGCGCGGCTACCGCTTCGTCACCGTCGACGAGCTGCTCGGCATCACCGATCCCTCGATAGAGGGCGCGTACGCGGGCGAGTTCATCTATTACCGCACCCTCGCCTCCAAGCTCCGCAAGGAAGGCAAGTTCGGCGAGTAA